The region GGTAGCAGGCTGGTGGCATCAAGGTCAGAAGTGATGCTGCCTCCGGCAGGAAGTGAGGCTCGCTGGCGCGAGGAAGTGATGCCCGGAAGGGCATCCGGGGAAGTGATGCTGGCGCTCACGCACCAGGAGGTTCTGTCTCCTGCCTCTCTTGTAGGTGCCTGATAGATTGTCTGAGTATGTAAATAAGATTGTGTAAACCCTCTAGAATGGAAGAGAAGAATGGAGGGAAAAGAAGATGAAATTTGACAGAGATCGGAAGATCAAGAGAAACTGGTTGGCCGTTGAATGGTTCTCCGTTCGCCGACGAGAGCCGTGAAGTAATAGTATCGAGATTCCGACCAGGAGCTTTGTCGGAATGACGGAATTGGGCGTTTCGGAATAACCGTCCTTGGTCAAACCATTATTTAGAGAGTAGAGATAAGGGAAAAGCAAAGAGGGCAGGTAAGGTTCTGGGATCTTGAAAAGCCTTGAAGAGCTCTTCAATTTCCCTCAAGAGCTCATCATTACACATGAGTCAGGGAGTTAAAT is a window of Mesotoga infera DNA encoding:
- a CDS encoding hydrolase-like protein codes for the protein MASRSEVMLPPAGSEARWREEVMPGRASGEVMLALTHQEVLSPASLVGA